CCATAGCAGGGGGATGTGAAAGAGCAGGTTGAGGGCGACCGCGCTGCCCAGCACCTCGGCCAGGTCGCAAGCGCCGATGGCGATCTCGCTGAGCAGCCAGTTGGGCCAGCGCGTCCAGCGCGGATACCAGTCGCGGCAGCACTGTGCCAGGTCCTTGCCCGTGACCACACCCAGTCGCGCCGCGATCACCTGCATGAAGATGGCCATCAGGCTGGCCAGCGCGATCACCCATAGCAGGTTGTACCTGAACTGCGCCCCGCCCTGCAGGTCGGTGCTCCAGTTTCCGGGATCCATGTAGCCGACGCTCACCAGGATGGCCGGCCCGACGAAGGCGCGCCACTGCTCCCAGAAGCCCGCGTGGTGGTGCGGCACCTCCACGGTGCTGTGCAGCCCTTCCAGCGACACCGGCCGGCTCTGTGGGTCCCTGGTTGCCATGGCTCTGACTCGCGGCGATTATATGCCGTTCGGACGGCCCACTCCGCTGCGCCGCGCCCTTGCTTGCTCCCTCCGCATCAAAAGAACGATACTGAATGGTTTGCGAGTTCCCTTCGGAGGCGCCATGAACAGCTTCAACAGCCGCGCCAAGCTCCGCTCCGGCTCGACCGACTACGAGATCCACCGCCTGGACGCGCTCGATAAGCAAGGCCTGAAGACCACTCATCTGCCCTTTTCCCTCCGCATCCTGCTCGAGAACCTGCTGCGCACCGAGGACGGCCGCACCGTCAGGGCAGAAGAAATCCGCGCCCTGGCCTCGTGGAACGGCAAGGGCGGATCGACCGAGATCGCCTTCACGCCTGCGCGCGTGCTCTTGCAGGACTTCACCGGCGTGCCCGCGGTGGTGGACCTGGCCGCCATGCGCGACGCCATGCGCTCGCTCGGCGGTGATCCCAAGCAGATCAACCCGCTGCAGCCGGCCGAGCTGGTGATCGACCACTCCGTGCAGGTGGACGAGTTCGGCACGCCCAAGGCCTTCGACCTCAACGCCGCCCTCGAGTTCCAGCGCAACCAGGAGCGTTACGCCTTCCTGCGCTGGGGGCAGCAGGCCTTCCGCAATTTCAAGGTCGTGCCCCCGGACACCGGCATCGTCCACCAGGTCAACTTGGAGTACCTGGCGCGCGTGGTCTTCGTCGCCAAGGAGAACGCCGGCGGCGCCCGCGCCTATCCCGATACGCTGGTGGGTACCGACTCCCACACCACCATGATCAACGGGCTGGGGGTGCTGGGCTGGGGCGTGGGCGGCATCGAGGCCGAGGCTGC
This genomic interval from Terriglobales bacterium contains the following:
- a CDS encoding Nramp family divalent metal transporter, encoding MATRDPQSRPVSLEGLHSTVEVPHHHAGFWEQWRAFVGPAILVSVGYMDPGNWSTDLQGGAQFRYNLLWVIALASLMAIFMQVIAARLGVVTGKDLAQCCRDWYPRWTRWPNWLLSEIAIGACDLAEVLGSAVALNLLFHIPLLWAVIITGLDVLLLLALQRFGMRTIEAIVLLLVATIGLCYFLEIFVLPQTQPSFLEMGRALVSPHFR